Below is a genomic region from Prunus persica cultivar Lovell chromosome G3, Prunus_persica_NCBIv2, whole genome shotgun sequence.
tcgttgttttctggtcgtctttttcactttttgtagtagtgaacccctttttttattgggagattcactataatacccaatatgggagcccaaattgtatatatataaaaaaaaactatatgaaatggactttagaaacaaacccaaagcccatttataacataacaaaagagcttttaacttcttttaaattacaaaactgccattgatttcttaaaacaaacccaatccaaaaacctcataaaaaagcccaaaacactcaatggggtatcaaaataatttaataataaaaattaaattcaatagggccagctgtcattttttgggtttgtttatataaattaaatagtgtagggattatttatagttttagtgttaagaatgggtatatgactaaatatctcttttgtATTTGCATCTACACCTTTgcttcaattctttttttctttgctgcACTTGGTGGTAGAGAATTAATTTctcatttttcatttgtaGCTTATTCAACAGAGAGAATGGGAACTAACAGGACAAAAGTAAAGACCCATTTCTTTTGCTAAACCTAATTGTCATGTATCTTTGGACCCATTTTTCTAGATTTCTTTCATCCATAGAGGTTTTGGGTTTCTCACCCTATGGATTTTTTCCATCCATTTCAGGGTTACTCACCCATGGATTTGCATCCAAATAATTTCGGGGTTTCTCACCCATGGATTTGCATCCAAGTAATTTTAGAGTTTTTCACCTACGGATTTATGGCATGTTATGCCTaacatagaaaagaaaagggataTTCATTGAAATGTCACCTGAACTTATAccttagtttcaatttgtcatctgagtttttcaaaatccatgatttgtcacctgactttaacatcatccaatttttcaactattttcaagggtattttagtctttttagTTTCAagagtattttaaaaatggaaaaatcattataaaaaaaattatgaaaagaccctgaaaaattataaaaattatatatctttTCACATTTAACCCCCAGCCATTTTTACATttaagatttatttttttaataataattttttccatttttaaaatatccttgaaaatgaaaagactaaaatacccttgaaaatagatggaaaattggatgttGTTAAACTCAAGtgacaaatcatggattttgaaaaattcaggtGACATttcacttaaattttttttttttcaggtgaTAAATTGAAACTAAGGTTTAAGTTCAGGTGACATTTCAACAAAtatcccaaaagaaaatagaggTGACAGTATACTTGtagcaatttttttcttttcttagcaCTGCTAATTTCTCCAGCAGTCTTTTTTAATCTATCGATAGcttcctccttttcttttcttttcttttcttttttctgttgtaGCCTTTTTATAGGCCAACTGGATAAGATTCCCTTGAACAAATAacagttttgaatttcaaataagttctGATCAGATTCAGCCTCTCGTTTCAGGAACTTGTGAGTCTACTAATTATGCTCAAGCTGCTTCTGATCCCCATTGGCAACTTGCCATGAAAGCCAAATTGGATGCATTGCAACTCAATCGTACTTGGACACTTGTTCCTTTACCGCCTAGCCACAAACCCATTGGCTGCAAATTGGTTtataaaatcaaatacaaTTCAGATGGTTCCAAATTTCAAagttccctttttattttcatgtttttcttttctctctttttcacaTTATTGCTACCCCTTGTAAATCTTTTTTATTGTCTTCTTTTGActctaaattttgtaataataaactacaattcaaatttttttagtacGCAAAATACATTTAATTTGAATCAACATTTTTTGCTTGTATTAATGATGAATAAATAGGTAATgtcatatataaaataatggaGTATCGTAATCAAATTTAGGGATTTTGTATcaagtaaaaaattaattcaaatgtcaccattataaagaaaaacatttcAATATTTAAGCTGCCCCCTCTGTACAAAGTTGTTGACTCCGCCATTGCAGAGAAGATAccaacataaaaacaaaactgccGACACCACCGCTGAGAAGACAGAGGCAGAGTGTAGAGGGGCTCATGAAAACGCCCTTGCCATGACAATCCCAGAATACTAGGATCATGAATGGACCCCCTTGTGTGGTTGTCAAAGGCCAGCCACCACCGCCATCAAACTTAACATTCTTAGCCCTCAATTCAAGAACTCACACAGCTTTGTTTCATCGGGACTGAGGACTAAATCAGCGAGGCACATGGCCTGACATAAGAGTGGGAAATGCTGGCCACGTTTGGAACGTATTTGCCattgaaaatatttataaaaaaaaaaaaaaaagagaaatgacaTACCGCTACCATCagtaaattaaaagaaaaaaatcataattaaccAAAGTTTGTTAAtttagtttccattttaaattattctttAGTGTCATTGTTAATACAGCGGTGGTATACAGTAGAGTAAGACGGAGAAGCAAATGGAGAAGCCGGCCCTCTTGAATCAAAGGAATCATAGTAAACAATGTTCCAAGCTggctctctctatatatatagactCCTAGCAACTCTTTTACAGCACAACCCAAGAAACACACAATTTATACTTCATACTCAGAGGAAGAAGGTGAAAAAAATGGCCAAGGCTGGTAGCAAAATGGCACTAATTCTTAACGTGATTCTAGTGCTCTCTCTTGTTCTAATGATTTCCGTAGCTGAGAGTAGACAAGTTGGCAGTAACAGTAAGAATTATTATCTTAACTTAATTCCTTATTTCCCTTgaaatgatttctttttagtttcacataaatatatatatgaagaaaaaaaaaattagtttttcATATCTAATACATGCATTCATGTTTGCAGTTGGATTTGGAGGGAAAAAACCTGCCGCAGTTTGCGCTGCAGTTTATGGTGCAGAGGAGGGTGATACGTGTACTTCTGTTAGCGAGATGTTCAATTTGAGTTTGGATTTCTTCCTTTCTATCAACCCTAATATCAACTGCGACAACTTCTTTGTGGGTCAATGGCTTTGTACTGCAGGCAGTGCCAACTGAGCTGCAAGTTGCAACTGATATTGATCATGGTCAATTGAGGAAACGCTTAATTGCACTAATAAAGAGGATGAGAGCTTTGATGTCCTCCCAATGTATTTTCATTACTAAAGATGGACAATTGTTATTATTGGCCATCAGTGTTTAGTGGTGTTTTATGGTTTCTTTCCTCGCCTTGTCATAACTATGGTGATTAGGGAGAATGGGGAAGAAGCTCAAGCTTTGAATTTcagaaattttgaataatGAAGTATTACATTCTGTTTGATTACTCACAATTAGTTCGATACAGCTAATccgaacaaaaataaaaacacacgTAATGGTTATGTTCATTTGCATGTATCatgttgaagaaaaatgtgaaCCTCCTAACATAATTTCAtcaccactaattaaataatgaggttttattattttaggttcgacccaTTCGAAACGTAgtgtctcttaattacaatctcTTACTTCAAGGGAACACCCTTTGATTCtatcataaagaaacaaaacgtgtgtatttggttttgcGGCTACTCCCAAGTCCAATCTCAAGGTGCTTACATATCTCTTACGAgaatcaagccactcgtagttcaaagaTTTGCAATGAATAAATGGCTCATTGCAAAAAGGAGaatttgaatgaatttgattgaaaaagtgtttgagtgaatttagctgaataaactagggatttgattttgatgtgtGTTTGGGGTGAATTTGGTTAAGAATAAACCAGAGATTTGGAGAATTTGGTTAATGTAACCAgagattcaaatttggttgcgGTTGCGTTTATTAGGATgctagactgcctacgtacccttgatgggatcaaaccaacttaatttagaattttagaaattaatgggtaagttgACAGGACCCACACCGGAATTCCTCGGAAATCGGGACGAATCCCATCTAGTTACCGACATCACCCTGATGCCGGGCTCACTTACTAAAAACtgagactttctaccaaaatcccatgtaaattgaacaaacccaacaaaattcaacctgcataacaatcacaaaataatcccaaccagcagcatgctttcaacATTTTACAGTAAACACCAtatggcctccggcctcacaaaaTAAAACCTAACATGGGCAATAATagagcatctactgaatttagtTTAAAGGACAACAAGTtgagtaaaaagaaattactcGAAGTCTAATCTAGTGATGATCACGATTCGAGGTCTCGAACACGGCTTGAAATTCTCCTCTGAGGGACTACTGTCTGGGGGGcaccaaacagaaaacatgtgagtgaacaaaaacaaaatttgcattcaaaacaatataataaCCCCAccgtgtaaaaataatgccTAAAGCATGCAGAttcataattctttttttctttttttttacttcCACTTTTCTTGTCTTTAGAGAGAAGCGAAGGATATCAAGAATAGACCATGCGACATGGCCCCCACAACtccattcttttctttgttctaaCATAGCAACACAAATTCAAAACCTTGTTGCCATCTCTTCTTGTTTCTGTACAACCCAAATTGGGTTTCTCCTAAAGCCATACAGCCTTAACCCACCCCTCCTTTTTTTGGAAGGCAGCtaacttcttttgtttttttttcttttttttccttttttttttaaattccatGCAGTGTACTcatatagaaaaagaaattgatacTTTCTCAAATAGAGAGGGAGATAATTTGGTCAGAGTGTCCAAGATGTAGAGGttaaccccttttttttatttgcatcTGCACCTTTgcttcaattctttttttctttgctgcACTTGGTGGTAGAGAATTAACTTCTCATTTTTCATTTGCAGCTTATTCAGGTAGAGAGAAGGAGAACTAACAAGACAAAAGTAAAGACCTATTTTGTTTGCTAATTGTCATGGATCTTTGAACCCATTTTTCCAGATTTCTTTCATCCATAGAGGTTCTGGGTTTCTTACCCTATGGATTTTTTTGCATCCAATTAATTTCAGG
It encodes:
- the LOC18782791 gene encoding lysM domain-containing protein ARB_03442 isoform X2 — encoded protein: MAKAGSKMALILNVILVLSLVLMISVAESRQVGIGFGGKKPAAVCAAVYGAEEGDTCTSVSEMFNLSLDFFLSINPNINCDNFFVGQWLCTAGSAN
- the LOC18782791 gene encoding lysM domain-containing protein ARB_03442 isoform X1, producing MAKAGSKMALILNVILVLSLVLMISVAESRQVGSNIGFGGKKPAAVCAAVYGAEEGDTCTSVSEMFNLSLDFFLSINPNINCDNFFVGQWLCTAGSAN